The proteins below are encoded in one region of Pedococcus aerophilus:
- a CDS encoding CocE/NonD family hydrolase has translation MSRRSPFRARRLTALALSPLAAVGALGALGTGTAGSASAAVAPAAVAPAAVAPAASTELGAVDTYTGLEFTVPAGRDDLGRPQTCTIDADLYKPRTASSSARVATILTTNGFGGSKDDQAGLGRAFAARGYTVLSYTGLGFPDSGCKISLDDPGVDGVAASSLVTFLGGGGSAPYASAQVGGTTQGAGSLHVDWTVLDDAATHDPRLGMLGGSYGGQIQFATAATDRRVDTLVPLITWNDLRYSLAPNNTSLTRGVTYANSNPGTQKIGWTGLFFGVGILDGIQGAAIDPKRNVGCPNFVLEACRAKATLDTLGHPTSDTYELTDRVSVAHYVDDVKVPTFLIQGENDTLFNLQESVATYKSLKSRGVPVTMAWQSWGHSGGSNGRTGAAPGELDLTGQHIEDTYLGLRIKNWFDHHLKGSSVTTGPGFAYFRDWVGYTGSASPAYASASSYPVGTRRSWYLSAADELVGAKSQIQPGSRSWSNPGLGAPASYSEVSGLEGQIPLPDGLKTPYDTPGTFGAWSTAPLASAVDVVGSPTLDVRFESPAVAATQAIGPSGQLQVFAKLYDIAPDGSKTLVHKLISPVRVADVTQPVHIELPAIVHRVEAGHRLQLALASTDAAYKNAYALQPVTVRASPTAPATLSIPVVP, from the coding sequence ATGTCGCGCCGATCACCGTTCCGAGCCCGTCGCCTCACAGCACTCGCGCTCTCGCCCCTCGCCGCTGTCGGGGCCCTGGGCGCCCTCGGCACCGGGACCGCCGGGAGCGCGTCGGCCGCCGTCGCTCCGGCCGCCGTCGCTCCGGCCGCTGTCGCTCCGGCCGCCTCCACCGAGTTGGGCGCCGTCGACACCTACACGGGCCTGGAGTTCACCGTGCCGGCCGGTCGTGACGACCTCGGCCGACCCCAGACGTGCACCATCGACGCGGACCTCTACAAGCCGCGGACGGCCAGTTCATCGGCCCGGGTCGCCACGATCCTCACGACCAACGGCTTCGGCGGCAGCAAGGACGACCAGGCCGGGCTCGGCCGCGCGTTCGCGGCACGCGGCTACACCGTGCTGTCCTACACCGGACTCGGCTTCCCTGACAGCGGGTGCAAGATCTCGCTCGACGACCCGGGGGTCGACGGGGTCGCGGCCTCCTCGCTGGTGACGTTCCTCGGTGGCGGCGGCAGCGCGCCATACGCCTCGGCGCAGGTCGGCGGCACGACGCAGGGCGCCGGTTCGCTGCACGTGGACTGGACCGTGCTCGACGACGCTGCCACCCACGACCCCCGCCTCGGCATGCTCGGCGGCTCGTACGGTGGCCAGATCCAGTTCGCCACTGCTGCAACAGATCGCCGCGTCGACACGCTCGTGCCGCTGATCACCTGGAACGACCTGCGCTACTCGCTGGCACCCAACAACACGAGCCTGACGCGAGGCGTGACCTACGCGAACTCCAACCCCGGCACGCAGAAGATCGGCTGGACCGGACTGTTCTTCGGCGTCGGCATCCTCGACGGGATCCAGGGCGCGGCGATCGACCCGAAGCGCAACGTGGGCTGCCCCAACTTCGTGCTCGAGGCGTGCAGGGCCAAGGCGACCCTCGACACCCTCGGCCACCCGACGTCCGACACCTACGAGCTCACCGACCGCGTCTCGGTCGCTCACTACGTCGACGACGTGAAGGTGCCGACGTTCCTCATCCAGGGCGAGAACGACACCTTGTTCAACCTCCAGGAGTCGGTCGCGACCTACAAGTCCCTCAAGTCGCGCGGCGTCCCCGTGACGATGGCCTGGCAGTCGTGGGGACACTCCGGTGGCTCGAACGGCCGCACCGGCGCGGCCCCCGGTGAGCTCGACCTGACCGGGCAGCACATCGAGGACACCTACCTCGGGCTGCGGATCAAGAACTGGTTCGACCACCACCTCAAGGGATCCAGCGTCACCACCGGCCCGGGGTTCGCCTACTTCCGTGACTGGGTCGGCTACACCGGATCGGCGTCCCCGGCCTACGCGAGCGCATCGAGCTACCCCGTCGGCACCCGTCGCTCCTGGTACCTCTCGGCCGCCGACGAGCTCGTGGGCGCGAAGAGCCAGATCCAGCCCGGTTCGAGGTCGTGGTCCAACCCCGGCCTCGGCGCGCCCGCCTCGTACTCCGAGGTGTCGGGGCTCGAGGGACAGATCCCGCTGCCCGACGGGCTCAAGACCCCCTACGACACCCCCGGCACGTTCGGGGCGTGGTCGACCGCTCCCCTGGCCTCGGCCGTCGACGTCGTCGGCTCCCCCACGTTGGACGTCAGGTTCGAGTCGCCCGCCGTGGCAGCGACCCAGGCCATCGGCCCCAGCGGTCAGCTCCAGGTCTTCGCGAAGCTCTACGACATCGCCCCCGACGGCTCGAAGACGTTGGTGCACAAGCTGATCAGCCCGGTGCGGGTCGCCGACGTGACCCAGCCCGTGCACATCGAGCTCCCGGCCATCGTCCACCGCGTCGAGGCCGGGCACCGCCTCCAGCTGGCCCTCGCCAGCACCGACGCGGCATACAAGAACGCGTATGCCTTGCAGCCCGTGACCGTGCGCGCGTCACCGACGGCGCCCGCGACCCTGAGCATCCCGGTGGTCCCGTAG